One Streptomyces formicae genomic window, GTGACGCTCGGAAGCAACGGATGGCTCTGGTTCGGCTGGGTCGTCCTCGGCCTGATCACCCTCGCCATGGTGCTCTCCCGCAGCACCACCTGAGGCGCGCACCGGCCGGGTACCGCGCCGGTCAGAAGCGGAAGACGTATCCGGTGTCGGCATCCATGGTGCAGGCGTTCGGGTACGTCTTGTGCCAGCCGATCACCCGGCCCCGGTAGGTGCCCTTCGCGCTCACGGTCACCGGGTCGAACTCCTTGGTGCACGCGTGCGGGTCGTCGGCCAGCGCGTCGAAGTCCCCCGCGGCCTCCTCGATGGCCGCACAGGCCTGCGCCGCCTGCGGGTGGTGACCCTCGGGCTCGGGCGTACAGCGCAGCAGCACACCGCGGATCCAGGTGTTGTCGGCGCCCGAGACGGTCAGGAAGAGACCGCCGCGCGGGGCGGGGACCCCCTCTGCGGCGTGGGCGGGGACAGCCGCGCCGAGCGCGATCAGGGCGGTGGCCGCGACGGTGAACGGGCGCATGCGAAACCTCCGGGGACGGTGACGTTCTGTGGCGTCCGGGACGCCGGGAAGAGGCCAGCGCACCCTCCGCCGGAGCGGGCGGTCCAGCTGCCGCGCCGGTCGGTCCCCCGCCCGGCCGCGCGCAAGGGCCCGAACGGGCTCTCGCGTCCGCGCCGCCGATTGGCTACTCTGCGTCGGCACCGGGTCCAGGGGGAAGGCAGCCGCCATGTTCTATCTACTGCTCAAGTACGTGGTCCTCGGCCCTCTCCTCCGGCTGATGTTCCGGCCGAGGATCGAGGGCCTCGAGCACGTTCCGGAGTCCGGCGCGGCGATCGTCGCGGGCAATCACCTGTCCTTCTCCGACCACTTCCTGATGCCCGCCATCATCAAGCGCCGCATCACCTTCCTCGCGAAGGCCGAGTACTTCACAGGGCCCGGCATCAAGGGCCGTCTGACCGCCGCGTTCTTCCACAGCATCGGGCAGATCCCGGTGGACCGCTCCGGCAAGGAGGCGGGCCAGGCCGCGATCCGCGAGGGGCTCGGCGTGCTGCGCAAGGGCGAGCTGCTCGGCATCTATCCCGAGGGCACCCGCTCGCACGACGGCCGCCTGTACAAGGGCAAGGTCGGCGTCGCCGCGATGGCGCTCAAGGCCCGGGTGCCGGTGATCCCCTGCGCGATGATCGGCACGTTCGAGGCACAGCCACCCGGCCAGAAGGTGCCCAGCTTCCGCAAGGTGACGATTCGTTTCGGCGAGCCGCTCGACTTCTCGCGCTACGACGGCATGGACAACGAGAAGGCGGTCCTGCGGGCCGTCACCGACGAGATCATGTACGCGATCCTCGGGCTCTCCGGTCAGGAGTACGTCGACAAGTACGCGGCCGTCGTGAAGGCGGAGGAGGCCGAGCGCACGGCGGCGGGCGCCAAGGAGCCCCGCAAGTTCCCGCGGATGCCGCTGA contains:
- a CDS encoding lysophospholipid acyltransferase family protein; translation: MFYLLLKYVVLGPLLRLMFRPRIEGLEHVPESGAAIVAGNHLSFSDHFLMPAIIKRRITFLAKAEYFTGPGIKGRLTAAFFHSIGQIPVDRSGKEAGQAAIREGLGVLRKGELLGIYPEGTRSHDGRLYKGKVGVAAMALKARVPVIPCAMIGTFEAQPPGQKVPSFRKVTIRFGEPLDFSRYDGMDNEKAVLRAVTDEIMYAILGLSGQEYVDKYAAVVKAEEAERTAAGAKEPRKFPRMPLS
- a CDS encoding SSI family serine proteinase inhibitor — protein: MRPFTVAATALIALGAAVPAHAAEGVPAPRGGLFLTVSGADNTWIRGVLLRCTPEPEGHHPQAAQACAAIEEAAGDFDALADDPHACTKEFDPVTVSAKGTYRGRVIGWHKTYPNACTMDADTGYVFRF